Proteins encoded in a region of the Myxococcus virescens genome:
- a CDS encoding AsmA family protein: MQARPKRSLVDWGLRGARGRSSYMGMKRTAHSVRRGLKVALGVAAAVLVLAAGALALKPSWIAERLRGQLEAIATSSLGRPVSVEKLDAHWLPTPGATLMNLRVEGDGNEPPFLEAPRATATVQLWPLIRSLGKDVRVSALKLDATKLNLVRREDGTWNHESLGSTRSESERGAFVEDLRIRDGVVNVTDLQAAGGTAAVVLRDIDVELKGLGPGLALEGAMRAALAASEQNVTVDFKVDPLPAGKLQPGQPVPEVTLHLRGKDLSVNAFRNFLPPKAAGYFTGGRMDIGADVKTDQGAYALSGHGSARALKLRGEPASGSFAFTSRIDPAHVKAAKVDFTQIALKGPGVQLGGTASAWMAPTRVRFALQGQEFDVKHLLGVLPPQPKDEASATALPASVRAQLGEVDVGGTLKLAKLHHGALVATDVDAQARLDDGVLLVQRGGATLYGGHADLTGTRVDLTKQQPEWTLKVVLAGMDTAKAFQSLSGQPSLRGQASGELQLTGTGVDWAQARDSVTGGGSVQLRDGALTTADVGAEVAPVLTRGLEVLGLKDATGTVQRAAQGTRLNDLSAQFRVQGGWVAFTKPMAFQSDIGNGTLDGRVGLDQRLELKGTINASEQFVSAITRGAIPMKAPVTIPLTITGTLRAPEVKPGSTLDVAKGLLPGGLRQQGSDNPVNRARKGLGDLFKRPRK, translated from the coding sequence TTGCAGGCGCGGCCCAAGAGGAGCCTGGTTGACTGGGGGCTCCGCGGGGCCAGGGGCCGCTCATCTTACATGGGCATGAAGAGAACCGCGCACTCCGTCCGCCGTGGCTTGAAGGTCGCGCTCGGTGTCGCGGCCGCCGTGCTGGTGCTGGCTGCCGGTGCGCTGGCCCTGAAGCCGTCGTGGATCGCCGAGCGTCTGCGCGGGCAGCTCGAGGCCATCGCCACCAGCTCCCTCGGCCGTCCTGTGAGCGTCGAAAAGCTTGATGCCCACTGGCTTCCGACGCCCGGCGCCACGCTCATGAACCTGCGGGTCGAGGGTGACGGCAACGAGCCACCGTTCCTGGAGGCTCCACGTGCGACTGCGACCGTTCAGCTCTGGCCGCTGATTCGGAGTCTCGGCAAGGATGTGCGCGTGAGCGCGCTGAAGCTCGATGCCACGAAGCTGAACCTGGTGCGGCGCGAAGACGGGACGTGGAACCACGAATCACTCGGGAGCACCCGCTCCGAGTCCGAGCGAGGGGCGTTCGTCGAGGACCTTCGGATTCGAGATGGCGTCGTGAATGTGACGGACCTGCAGGCGGCCGGTGGCACCGCCGCGGTCGTGCTTCGGGACATCGACGTGGAATTGAAGGGCCTCGGACCGGGACTGGCGCTCGAGGGCGCCATGAGGGCAGCGCTCGCCGCATCGGAGCAGAACGTGACGGTGGACTTCAAGGTCGACCCGCTCCCCGCCGGGAAGCTCCAGCCCGGCCAGCCGGTACCCGAGGTGACGCTGCACCTGCGCGGCAAGGACCTCTCCGTGAACGCATTCCGGAACTTCCTGCCCCCGAAGGCGGCTGGTTATTTCACGGGCGGCCGGATGGACATCGGCGCGGATGTGAAGACCGACCAGGGCGCGTACGCGCTCTCGGGCCATGGCTCAGCGAGAGCGTTGAAGCTTCGTGGTGAGCCGGCGAGCGGCTCGTTCGCATTCACCTCGCGCATCGACCCGGCCCATGTGAAGGCGGCGAAGGTGGACTTCACGCAGATTGCGCTCAAGGGCCCCGGCGTCCAGCTCGGCGGCACGGCCTCGGCCTGGATGGCGCCCACGCGCGTGCGCTTCGCGTTGCAAGGGCAGGAGTTCGACGTGAAGCACCTGCTCGGAGTGCTGCCACCGCAGCCGAAGGATGAAGCATCGGCCACCGCGCTGCCTGCCTCGGTGCGCGCGCAGCTTGGGGAGGTCGATGTGGGAGGAACACTCAAGCTGGCGAAGCTCCACCACGGTGCGCTCGTGGCCACCGACGTCGACGCGCAGGCGAGGCTGGATGACGGCGTGCTCCTCGTGCAGCGTGGTGGCGCAACGCTCTATGGCGGGCACGCTGACCTCACGGGGACGCGGGTGGACCTCACCAAGCAGCAGCCGGAGTGGACACTCAAGGTGGTCCTCGCCGGAATGGACACCGCGAAGGCCTTCCAGTCGCTTTCGGGACAACCGTCACTGAGGGGCCAAGCCAGCGGCGAGCTTCAGCTCACCGGTACCGGCGTGGATTGGGCCCAAGCGCGGGACAGCGTCACCGGCGGCGGGAGCGTGCAGCTTCGCGACGGTGCCCTCACGACCGCAGACGTCGGTGCGGAGGTGGCTCCGGTACTGACGCGGGGCTTGGAGGTACTGGGGCTCAAGGACGCGACTGGCACGGTCCAGAGAGCGGCGCAGGGCACCCGACTGAACGACCTGAGCGCGCAGTTCCGGGTCCAGGGCGGATGGGTCGCGTTTACAAAGCCCATGGCGTTCCAGTCGGACATTGGCAACGGGACCCTGGATGGCCGGGTGGGCCTCGATCAGCGCCTGGAGCTCAAGGGCACGATCAACGCTTCCGAGCAGTTCGTCTCGGCCATCACCCGCGGTGCGATTCCAATGAAGGCGCCGGTGACGATCCCACTCACGATCACGGGCACGCTCAGAGCGCCTGAGGTGAAGCCTGGCAGCACGCTGGACGTCGCCAAGGGCCTGCTGCCAGGGGGGCTGCGGCAGCAAGGGAGCGATAACCCGGTGAACCGAGCACGCAAGGGCCTTGGAGACCTCTTCAAGCGACCGAGGAAGTAG